The Eurosta solidaginis isolate ZX-2024a chromosome 4, ASM4086904v1, whole genome shotgun sequence genome includes a window with the following:
- the LOC137251175 gene encoding uncharacterized protein isoform X1: MNFVSYISSLALMAFCWCTSAERFPEITLYEGDACVTSSYDGTCLIEKQCSNLEHIISHKGLYARDVGRCGYTVYEEIICCPTNIAERPLSKKYFESYEVSTNVTLIITTTSIVQCEKIGEDLVFSNFTSKSYPRKLYLLHTYIHICKH, from the exons atgAATTTTGTGTCATATATATCGAGCCTTGCGCTTATGGCCTTCTGTTGGTGTACAAGTGCTGAAAGATTTCCAGAAATTACATTATATG AGGGTGATGCTTGTGTTACCAGCAGTTATGATGGCACCTGTCTAATAGAGAAACAATGTTCTAACTTAGAGCATATAATAAGTCATAAGGGGTTGTATGCCCGAGATGTGGGTCGCTGCGGCTATACGGTATACGAGGAAATTATTTGTTGTCC caCCAATATTGCTGAACGTCCATtatccaaaaaatattttgaatcatATGAAGTTAGTACAAATGTAACATTGATTATTACTACGACTTCTATTGTACAGTGTGAGAAAATTGGCGAAGATTTGGTGTTTAGTAATTTCACG AGCAAATCATATCCTAGAAAGTTatatttattacatacatacatacatatatgcaagcATTAA
- the LOC137251175 gene encoding uncharacterized protein isoform X2 produces the protein MNFVSYISSLALMAFCWCTSAERFPEITLYEGDACVTSSYDGTCLIEKQCSNLEHIISHKGLYARDVGRCGYTVYEEIICCPTNIAERPLSKKYFESYEVSTNVTLIITTTSIVQCEKIGEDLVFSNFTRAEHVH, from the exons atgAATTTTGTGTCATATATATCGAGCCTTGCGCTTATGGCCTTCTGTTGGTGTACAAGTGCTGAAAGATTTCCAGAAATTACATTATATG AGGGTGATGCTTGTGTTACCAGCAGTTATGATGGCACCTGTCTAATAGAGAAACAATGTTCTAACTTAGAGCATATAATAAGTCATAAGGGGTTGTATGCCCGAGATGTGGGTCGCTGCGGCTATACGGTATACGAGGAAATTATTTGTTGTCC caCCAATATTGCTGAACGTCCATtatccaaaaaatattttgaatcatATGAAGTTAGTACAAATGTAACATTGATTATTACTACGACTTCTATTGTACAGTGTGAGAAAATTGGCGAAGATTTGGTGTTTAGTAATTTCACGCGAGCAGAACATGTGCATTAA